The Methanocaldococcus jannaschii DSM 2661 genome contains the following window.
TAAAATCGAACGACTTATATTGGCAAACCAATACAAAATTTTGAAAATTTTGGAAAATACTTCAGAATATGATGAGATAATTAAGATTTTAGAGGAAGGGTATGAAATATTTTATGATGAAATTTTAGGACATATTTTTGATGAACTTCCAGAATCTGAAGGACAATTTGTATTAGATATTCTCTCTTTTTACGACATTGTAGTTGAACCCTACAAACAAAAGAACCCTAATGACCATGAAATAATAAATCATCCATATTCGTATTTTAAAGGTTTTGATGGCAATAGCGAAACAAAATATATGGCGTTTGTAAGATTTCTTATAGAAGACCAGAAAAAATTTTCATTCGTAGCAAAGTATGCAAAGAAAACTGATAATTTTAATAGTCATTTCCCAATGTTGGATAAATATAGAAAAATGGTAGAGTTATGGGAATCGAAATACAATAAAAAGTATGACTTAAAAAGGGAGGAAATTCTTGACATCCTAAATGCATAATTTTATTTATCTAAATATATTTTTAGATTTTTATTTTATTATAAAATTCAAAAAATATCTTATCGTATTATAGAAAGATTTGTAATAAACTCATTATAATAGTGAAATCTTACTTCGAAAATTTCTAACCTTGGCTGAACTTTGTTGATTAAGTTCAGGATAAACAAAAAATAAAAAGAACAATGATTTTAAACTCACTATCAGTGTAGAGATTGGCATTAACTATTTATTTGTATTTATCTATCATACTGAGAGTTTTTTTA
Protein-coding sequences here:
- a CDS encoding YfbU family protein; amino-acid sequence: MLSKIERLILANQYKILKILENTSEYDEIIKILEEGYEIFYDEILGHIFDELPESEGQFVLDILSFYDIVVEPYKQKNPNDHEIINHPYSYFKGFDGNSETKYMAFVRFLIEDQKKFSFVAKYAKKTDNFNSHFPMLDKYRKMVELWESKYNKKYDLKREEILDILNA